In Zingiber officinale cultivar Zhangliang chromosome 9B, Zo_v1.1, whole genome shotgun sequence, the genomic window tttggatcaaacgtgttaagttccgcaggcgatccaaaatttaatttaaaagaacacatggtagctaggaaaaggttcagacctttgtacaaaatttttgtacagtggaacctctaggctttccgagtagcaaccaacacatttgTCACCCAAAACTCAAGAACTGGCATGAATTGTCATCTCTTCAAATCTTTGCAAAACCCCCTTTTCTAGGGTCACCTTGACGCTTCTAATTGATTAGCCTTAATCGATTGTATGTTAGATGGCCATTCAAACATCCACAGAATGACTCTTTTTCATCTatctaatcgattggtgagtcataccaatcgattcGGTAGCTTCTAATTGattgtcccaatcgattcagaagctttttaTTCGTGAGAGAAAGTAGCTTAATCGATTCCCAAACTTTATGTTCTCTCATGAAAAAGGActtaatcgattaaccaatcgattggtcagaCCTTAATCGATTGCCCCAATTGATTACTACCTCTTTTGTTCTTCATAAAATACAGCCTCCAATCGATTAGAATTGAGCATAATCGATTGGCATCGTCCCAATCAATTTACCAATTGATTCCTGGCTCACTATGCTCTTGCGAAAGCTTCTAATCGATTAGACAATCAGCCTAATCGATTGAAGTAAGTCCCAATAGATTAGACACTCTGCCTAATTGATTGGACTTGGAAAATTTGATTGAGTTGatcgattgcccaaccctaaGCTCTGATCTCGAGTTTAGGGTTTCTTTGCCTAACCCTACAATCATCCGTGATTTATtaggacttctcattacctagcattcggtcacccttgatctatcaggacttcttcactaagtgtctgattaacccttgacccacttggactttacatCTCTTGCCAACTTTCCATTGGACTTTTGATCACTAAGCGTACAGCCAACCTTTGACTGACTTGgaatttcccttgcctaaccccGCTAGGACTTTCACTGCTTAGTTTTAAACTAGATCATCACTGCCTAACCCCTCTAGGACTTCCACTGCCTAATTCCCAATTAGGTTTGCACTGCTTATCCTTAATTAATAGGACTTCCACTGCCTAATTCTCAATTAGGTTTTCACTGATTATCCTTAATTAATATGACTTTCACTGCCTAGTccccaactaggtcttcactaCCTAACTCCGTTAGGACTTCTcattgcctaatctccagttaggagtttccgttgcctaacctccaattatgaCTTCCCAGACAAGACTCTGATcaccccttgacctacttgacttttctctcacatattgtcaaacatcgaaactcaagctcgagctaactcaagcttagttaaactACTTAACCTTGACCCGAGGATGATTGTAATAACaacttatatttttttctatCAAATATATGGTCAACCTTAAGTTACTTGATTTTTTACTCAAACATCCACATTCATATCAATTTTGGTCAACCAAATTCGCGATCGATTGCACTgacaattttccttttatttggtCAAATCAAAAGTGAATTTATAAATGACTTTTTAATCCATTTTTTTTAAATCGAAGATAAAATCATCTACGGAGCTTTCATTAATGGATATTTGAGATGTAATATTCAGAAACTTTCATTAGAGATAAAAAATTGACTCTCCAAGATGAATTTATCTCTGAAGTTCAATTTTCTTGTAGGGTAATAAACTCTCCTATTATAGTCTCGCTCTCATCAacaaatatattgatcaaatatcaaaattcaacGAAACCTAATTTGAACTTGGTCAACCGATCTTGGAAATTTGATCAGAGGTCGATTGCATTATTAATACAAATTTTAAAGCGaaactttttatttaattttaaatctgaAACATAAGATATATTAATCGAAagattaaacatatttgtctaagTAAAAGTCAATCACATTATTTATATCtctttaaaatcaaatcaaagtgTATCACATTCGCGCACGACAACAATACTTAATCACTCTATATAAATGTCAACTGCCTATTGCTAAAACAAGAAATGAACATCATAGTACAAAACAAGCATAATCTTATGCATGTGAGTTTTAATTATACATACAAATGACATAAGACTTCGAGATAAAAATAGACTCAAGACTGCTTAGCTGTGAATCATCCATGTACTTGATAATTGGtacaagttaaaaatattttctttactTGGTTCCGCAATGAGGATACTTGTGTTTCTTTATGCATCCATTTGTTGATATTCTTTAGTGTCAATGTAGCACGATTAATTTTCATCTAATGTTCGATATGCTCTCATATGTTTTTACTATACTGACATTTAAAAAATATGATGACAAGAGGTGAATACGTTCGCTCTCAGCGTTCCCGTTAACCCGTCTCAGGACCAACACGGAGATGATAAATCACGAACGGCTACTAGtgtttgaaatagtgactaacacataaatgAGACATATATCTcgctttatcgagattcgaactccAGATCTTATAATGACAATACTTCATACACTAGCCACTAAACTCATCCGACATTTAAAAAACATGAACTTCGGCTAGCTTGTCTCTGATTCATTATTACAATCATCATTTTTCAATAAATGTCTTTTGTTAATAACTTTCTGTATACTTTATCGATATGAACGGTTAGACATATACGAGTCCCATTGCCAATGGCGTGGGCATCTTTGAATATTTGGATCGATCAGAAAATATCTTCTAGATTACGTACACAACTTTTGTCGTAAAAAAATTaggtaaaatatttagaaatttaaGCATGATTATAACTTACTGTCAACCAAATAATGTGGATGTGTTGGCAGAATAACGTTCCGTAAAAATTAGgtcaatattataatttttaaatatttgcgCATTACAATGGTAGAGAACTTAAAATGAAGGGCATATATTTATTGGCTAGTTTTGTCCTATTCTACAAATCACTGATAAATTATTTACTTTGATTATCGACCGCACAACCACTTGGTATAATTTCGAATGCttcaattttaataaataaatttaccaCCTTCTCAATTCTCATCTATAATTTCGAAtgctttaatttttataaataaatgcaCCACCTTCTCATCTATAAATAGACCCTGGTGCTGAACGACAACGACCAGACCGTGTGGTCCTCCCCCACCAACGGCCTAGGCAACAACTGCTTCGCCCGCTTGCAGACCAACGGCAACCTCGTCATCCGCAACGACAATGACCAGGTTGTTTGGTCGAGCAACACCGCCGGCGAGGAGGGCAACTACATCCTCGTCCTGCAGAACGACGGCAGCGTCGTCATCTTCGGCCGCTCTATATGGTCCATCCCCCCCGGTTCCAACACCGCCACTTCCAAAGGCGCCGTGATCGTCAAAAGGGGCCGCAGCGATGAATCCACGAACATTCTCTATGGAGGTCACAAGCTGCGCACCGACGAATCCCTCAAACAAGGGGACTATACATTCGTCATGCAGTCCGACTGCAACCTGGTGCTGTACGCCAACAACAACAACCAGGTCATGTGGTCCTCCCAAACCAACAACCTAGGTACGAGGTGCTTCGCCCGCATGCAGACCGACGGAAACTTAGTCATCTTCGAGGGTATTAACTTCAACAAAATTTGGGATAGCAACACCCGCGGCCCGGAGGGCAAGTACATCCTCGTCCTGCAGCGCGACGGCCACGTCGTCATCTACGGCAGCCCTATATTTACGATCCCCAACGATGAACCCACGAACAGGAAGATCGCCATGGTGACTAAAAAATAGTTGCCTTCACCACGAAGGATGCATGGGTAGCTATTAAATAAAAGCGAATAAATTGAAGCGAGGCATAAATAATAATTAGCTACATTGTGCAAAAAACAAAGATGGGTCCCGTCACCCAACGGCCCCCTAGGCTTGGTCCCACAtggatcctaggaggaggtaaatcaacgGTGAATGCTGGCCCGGGTAAAGTGTGGTGTCTCCGGGATTTAATATAGTCGGCCCAGATTATTCATTcagtgcgcgtccgtggaccttcgaccctatAATTCATTGTGCAAGGATGTCACGTTTTAATCGGTTGATCCAGCCCACGGGGGCAAATGCATGCATGGCACGTAGCCTATTTTTTTATCTTGTACGTACGTATTGTTAAGTTGGTGTGATCAGTTGATCACCTTAATTATCTGCTTGTTCtgcgttttttttttatttgaattgcgttggaaaaagaaaaaaaaaaaattaattaaagaaaaTCTACTAGTACACATATATaaattgaaaaatcaaaattaatacaAGGTGGAATCTAATTAACCAATTCCAGCTTTGATAATATGCAACAATATTATTCGCTAGTGTTTGAGATTTTGGAGGagaagttattattattattattattatttatttatttatttatttatttattttagagatGACCTCTAATTGAAATAGAGAATAAGTTAAAAATAGTGGGTAATATGCTCATGAAAATATATAGTGTGTCATCCTCACTCgataatagtttttaatttttttttcttttaatatttatTGTCTCTCACAttactttaataaaaaaatatattttatctatattataaatcaattttaatttaattctgatCTCAGATAAAATGATCTAAAACACGAGGAGGAAGGtcgaatttaataaataaataaataaaattttctatgttAGTGTAAAtggttataataataataataataataataataatattataaagaTGTAAATGAGTCAAGTCATTTATGAGTTATTCATGAGCAACTCGATCAAAATTCGATTTGAGCTCGAAGTTGGCTGACCTTAAAGCTTGATTAGAAACTGAGCCTAACTTGAATCTAATTATTACTAGCTCTATGGTTAATCGAGCCAAACGaactaataataatatatatatatattataatatataataataataataattattattattattattattattattattattattattattattattgagcTCGAGATCATGATTAAATATTGAACTTGAGCCGAGCCCAATTCTACGGACTCAAACGAACTCGAGCTTGAATTAAACCTGTATAAGTCGagtcgagctgagctcgagcctaGGTTAGCTCAAGCTCAGCTCGATCGTTTATTGTCCTAAGTGGTTAGTGGTGGTAAAGAGAACATTCTGATCAtttactctctttcttttttaGTGGATCACCTCCTTGGTCTTACACGGTGGTAAAAGACGAATACATTCGTCTCCTCCTCGGCCCCACACGGTGATAAAAGATGACTACACTTGCCCCCAAAACCCTCGTCAACCCATCCCaagatcaacacggaggaggtaaatcatgggtgactactagcctttagaatagtgactgaCACATGAGAGACACATTTACCTCGGCtataccgagattcgaaccccatacCTTATGGTAGTAGTatttcatgcgctagccactaaacCGTCCCGAGGGGACGAAACTGTGTTAAGTAAACTTTTTAACGTGACTAGCCCCACCGCAGAGTGGCCCTATACTCTAGAAAACCCCTGAAGGGATGTTTTGGAGAGACACAATACCATACTGTTGCTAAGAGGGCTCGGACACGACATCACAGGCAGCATTAATGTGTTGCTAAGAGGGCTCGAACCCGGCATCTCAGGCAACAGGTGTCTCTGTGCTTCCACTAGGATAGACGTACTTTGACAAAACTAATATAGAGGAAACTTTTTATAGAGACTGACCCTACCGCTAAGCGGTCCCATATCCCAAAAACATCTGAAGGGATTTTTTTGGGGAGGTACAGTTTTACTTTGCTACTAAGAAGACTTGAACACAGTACCTCAAGCAACATTATgtaaatgttatttttttatttgtcgCTAAGAGGATTCGAACATGATACCTCAAGTAATATGATATCACTATGCTAGACACTATGATAAAGCAACGTCAATAAACTAACGTACTATTTGAAGTGGATACGAATACACCCTTTCAAATATCTTTTTAATAAAAAGCTAAGCTCAATTTCAACTCTAAGTAGTTgcaaatttttaaacaaatttttaaacaCACTATTTTAAAGAGACTATAATGGTGTGTTTCGTTCATCTTAGTGGTCCTTGGCTCCATGTACTCTAGCGCAGTGGGGCTTTATATTAGAGAGGTCAATAtccatcaaaatatttttttattaggaTTAAAAaggatttagatatctctatCATGGTATAATATTATTCACTTTAAACTTAAGTTCTTATGATTTCATTTTTGGACTCTACTCAAAAGATCTCATACCAACAgaaatatctttcccttataaactcatgatcttttccatgtgtgcAAACTTGTAACCCAACAATTCCTCCTCAAACAAAAGACCATAGACTTCCCACGCCCGattctcgacccaccaagtcttcctgcccctcggtccacccgacctactaaaaattccttgcctaaccgcaactaggacttcctgatTGGTGTCTGATCCTCTTGATTTGAACACGGGAGCCGCTACTTCATTTGTTCAGTCTCCACTTcatttgttcgaggtcaatattttaCTCACATAGCTCAATTAGATTATAACTCTTGTACACAGTCGACGGTTAGACCTTCTGGCAgtttgagctctgataccaattgttaggactaaAAGAGATTTAGATATCTTTACAATGACATGATTTGTCCACTTTAGGTCTAATCcctcatagttttatttttgagctctatccaaaaggcctcataccaatggaaatatttttcccttataaacccatgatcttttctatatattttcaatgtggaactttgTTTATAAACTTACAACCTAATATTTTTGTATCTATTGGAAATTGATCCTAAGATCTATTACAATAACACCTATGGCACCAAGTATGTCAATCCGTGAgagtaaaaattacttttaaactttttttagATAATAATGAAGTTGtcttatacttaatttattgatATATCTTATTAGGTTCTTGAGTCACTCATTTGGATTCTTGTAGGTAAATCTTCTATAATGAGGAAAGTAGTGGAGGATGATGTGAgtgtaaattattttaattaagttcattCGATTTGGTGCTTAGTATGAGTAGAAATCTAAAATCTTATTGTTAAGACATATACGAGTTATAGTGAGTGAATTGCTTTGATCGTTTTGTCTAGATTGTGTACTTGTTATTTAAATGTACAATGGAAAACTTAAATCAACCTTGAAACCACATTCATAACACATTGATTTTACTTTATATCCACCTCTAAAGGCGACTAATCCAAGGACTATTTGTACAATCTATCTCCACTAAACCTTTTCTTTCTTGGAAACCTTCCAAAGGCGGAGAAATCTCTTATAACACCTATTTTTACAAGCAAGTACTAGCAATACAAAATACAAATGGAAATGAaagtaaaactattttacaatttaGAAACTTTACTTTGGATGTTTGTTTCTCACTTTGGAATGTCTCTTGATGGTTAAAATGCACCAACACTTCTCCTTTAACCTCTCAAGAATTGGTACCGTGAGTCCTTCTTGAAATTCTCTTTATAAGACTATTGTTCGAACTGATTTTTTCCTAGCAATCAGTTGCTAGAATTCACTGTTggtagattgttggtgcaatcatcttcaagtcaaggttgatcagtttgactaagcttgagttgattcaactttgagtttcaatgtttaggCAATATGTGAAGtagaggtcaagtaggtcaagattgatcggatgctTGATAATATGTGAGAAAAAGTTAAGTAGGACATGGAGGAtcatacttgactggaaaatcttaATCAGAGGTTAGGCAAaataaagtcctaactggaagttaggcaagatgaagtcctaacttgagggctaggcaagggaaaagttctaactggaagttagataaaataaaatcctaataggaggttaggcaaggtaaagttctagctggaggttaggtaaggcaAAGTCCTAATCGCgattaggcaaagaaaagtccaagtgggtcaaggataaTCACATGTTAGCAAAGGGAAGTCCAACCTATAGTTAGGTAAAGGAAAaaccaagtggatcaaggaggaccgcacgttgACAAATTAAAAGACCTAACTGCGATTAGACAAAGAAAAGTTCAAGTAAGTCAAGGAGGACCCGATGTTGGTAAAAGAAAAGTCCTAATTATAGTTAGGTAAGAGGAAAATCAAAGTGGGTCAAGTAGGAtcacacttggtgatcgaaagtctaaCGAAAAGTTGATGcaagatggaaagtccaagtggtcaAATATTGACctaacacttggtgaagaaatccctacaggtcacggttgaccggaggttaggtaagggaacACTAGATTTgggttaagcaagttagggttggcAAATTGATTAGGATAAAgctaatcgatcaagtgatccaTTTGGAGCCTTCATGAAACATAAGGCGTCTGGATatattgggtaatcgatcaagagTTGCACCAATTAATTAGGTGATCAATTGGGAGCTTTTCTTCACAAAATAAAAAGGACTCAGATCGATTGGGAAATCAATCAAGGACAAtcctaattgattaggaaatcAATTGGGAGAAGAAGTTCACGACAAACAGCGGATTCTTGATCGATCATCTAATCAATTAAGAGGAGTTTTTTATGAAGCACAGTAGCTTCCTTGCGAGAgcataatcgattgggagaagctcgcgaGTGAATACTAGGCTTCTGAATCAATTGGGTGATTGATTAAGAAGTCGTGTAatcaattaggtaatcgattgtgagaagaagaaaagagtcgTTGAAAGGTTTGGATGTCTAGATTTCTTGAATTTGCCacgacaatcgattgggagctagcaaggtcaatcaattgggagccctaATTTGTGGGATAAAAGGCGTTCGCTAAGGATTCAAATGGgacacttcttctccactcttcatCGCCAGTTCATGAAGCTTCTTagagacaagtgttgctgcacttacTAAGTATCAAGAGGTAATCCA contains:
- the LOC122023196 gene encoding mannose-specific lectin 3-like gives rise to the protein MVVISSALCDDDEINRAILWKRERLNKDGEFVGNELKQTVNKITLVLNDNDQTVWSSPTNGLGNNCFARLQTNGNLVIRNDNDQVVWSSNTAGEEGNYILVLQNDGSVVIFGRSIWSIPPGSNTATSKGAVIVKRGRSDESTNILYGGHKLRTDESLKQGDYTFVMQSDCNLVLYANNNNQVMWSSQTNNLGTRCFARMQTDGNLVIFEGINFNKIWDSNTRGPEGKYILVLQRDGHVVIYGSPIFTIPNDEPTNRKIAMVTKK